TCGAGGTGCGGGCCGTGGACGAGCGGGCTGTACGAGGTCTCCGCGCCGGTAGCCGCAGGTGGCCGGCTCAGACTCTGTGCGGGTCCGTGCGGGGGACGCGCACCGTCACCCGCAGTCCGTGCGGCGGGTTCGTCTCGTACGACAGGGACCCGCCGCCTGCGGTGAGCAGGGCGCGCGAGATGGACAGGCCCAGTCCGGAGCCCTTCACGTTCTGGTGCCGGCCGCTGCGCCAGAACCGGTCGCCGACGCGGAGCAGTTCCTCTTCGGTGAGGCCCGGCCCCCGGTCGGCGACGACCACCTCGACCGTGCTCCCGGCCGCGGAGACCGCGACCTCGACCTCCTCACCCGTGGGGGTGAATTTGAGGGCGTTGTCGATGACGGCGTCGAGGGCGCTGGACAGGGCGACGGGATCCGCCCAGCCCGTGACGGCGCTGCGGCCCGTCTCCGTGAGCCGGACGCCCTTCTCCTCGGCGTACGGGCGCCACGAGGCCACCCGTTCGGCGGTGAGGGCGCCGATGTCCGTGAGGCTGATCTCGGCGGAGGCGTGCTCGGCCAGCGCCAGGTCCAGCAGGTCGTCCAAGACCCGGGTCAGGCGCTTGCCCTCGGTGCGCACGGAGGCGATCTCCTCGTTCCCCTCGGGCAGTTCGAGGGCGAGCAGCTCGATCCGCAGGAGCAGCGCCGCGAGCGGGTTGCGCAGCTGGTGCGAGGCGTCGGCGACGAACGCCCGCTGCTGCTCCAGCACCTCTTCGACGTTGTCCGCCATCTCGTTGAACGAACGGGCCAGGCGCTGGAGTTCCGGCGGCCCGCCGGCCGCCGCGACCCTGGACTGCATCTGTCCGGTGGCGATGCCGTGCGCGGCCGCGTCCAGGGTCCCGACGGGCTTGAGGACCCAGCTGGTGAGCCGCAGGGCCGCCCCGAAGGCGACCAGCATGGCGGCGGAGAGCCCGGCCGCGATGAGCAGCCAGCCCCGCAGGATCCGGCCGCGCATCAGGTCGGTGGGCGACTCGGTGGCGACAACGGCGACCACGTCCCCGTCGAGGACGACCGGGGAGGCGACGAGCAGTTTCCCGTGGGTCTGCCACGGCCATACCTGGGGCGGATCGTGGCTGCGCCGGCCCGCCAGCGCCTCCCTGAAGGCCTTGCGGCCCTCGCCCTCCGCGGGAAGCTCCCACCAGCCGGGGGCCCTGGCCATGGCGTTGTCGTCGCGGTAGAAGATGCCGACCCGGATGCCGTAGAGCTCCTGGTAGCGGGCCAGTTCGTGCTGGAGGGTCTGACGGCGCTCGTCGGCGCCGGTGGCCCCGGAGCCCTCGGCGTCGATGACGAACTGGGCGAGGGCGGCGAAGCGGGCGCTGTCGTCGATGCGGTCGACGACCACGCGCTGCTGCTGCGCCGCGGCCAGACTCGCCGCGAGCGGCAGCCCGAGCGCGAGCAGTACGCCCGCCATGAGGATGACGAGCAGCGGGAGCAGCCGGGCGCGCACGCAGGGGTCCCGCTACGGAGCGGCCGGGGTGACGAGCCGGTAGCCCACCCCGCGGACGGTCTCGATGAGTGCGGGCATGCGCAGCTTGGAGCGCAGCGAGGCCACGTGGACCTCCAGGGTGCGCCCGGTCCCCTCCCAGCTGGTTCGCCACACCTCGCTGATGATCTGCTCGCGGCGGAAGACGACCCCGGGCCGCTGGGCGAGCAGGGCCAGCAGGTCGAACTCCTTGCGGGTGAGCGGCACGTCGGCGCCGTCCACGCTGACCCGGCGGGTGGGCAGCTCGATGCTGACGGGGCCGAGTCGGACCAGCCCGGACGTTCCGCTCCCGGCCGCGGCCTCCTCGGAGGCGCCGGTGCGCCGGGCGACGGCGTGGATGCGGGCGAGGAGTTCGCCGGTGTCGTACGGCTTGACCACGTAGTCGTCGGCGCCCATGTTCAGGCCGTGGATGCGGGAGCGCACGTCGGCCCGCGCGGTGACCATGATGACGGGCGTGGAGGTGCGCTTGCGGATCTTGCCGCAGACCTCGTAGCCGTCCTGGTCGGGCAGACCCAGGTCGAGCAGTACGACGCCGAAGGGCGGGGCTCCGGCGGGCAGCAGCGCCTGCAGGGCCTCCTCGCCGTTGCGGGCGTGGGTGACCTTGAAGCCGTGCCGGGCGAGGATCGCGGACAGGGCGGCGGCGACGTGGTCGTCGTCCTCGACGAGCAGCAGTCTCATGTCGTCCCCCTCTCCGTTCTTCTCGTTTCCCGGCTCACGGCGCGCACCACGCCCAGCATGTGCATGTTCTGTGCACGTTCCGTGAGCGTCCCGTACACGCACCCCACGCGTCCTCACGCAGGGCCACCATGCATCCACGCGGATGCGGAGTCCCACGTCAAGGGGGTTCCGCTCCGGCGCGGCTTCCGTTATGCACCCGGTACGAGCACATCAGGGCCACGCCGACCCGGCACACGGAGCGTATCCGGGCGAGGCCGGATCGTTATGCTCAATTCTCCCTCAGATGTGATGACGGTGTGCGCGGGACATCACTACTGTCCTCCCAACCGAGGAGGACGGAGCAAGAAGCCGATGAGCGGAGTATCAGTGACCAAGGACGTGCAGGACGCGGCCGGTGCCGCGGACGACCTGGTCGTACTGAGCAACGTCAACAAGCACTTCGGCGCGCTGCACGTGCTTCAGGACATCGATCTGAGCATTGCCCGCGGTGAGGTCGTCGTCGTGATCGGTCCCTCGGGATCGGGCAAGTCCACGCTGTGCCGGACGATCAACCGTCTGGAGACCATCGACTCGGGCACCATCACGCTCGACGGCAAGGAACTGCCCTCGGAGGGCAAGGAACTGGCCCGGCTGCGCGCCGACGTCGGCATGGTCTTCCAGTCGTTCAACCTCTTCGCGCACAAGACGGTCCTGCAGAACGTCATGCTCGGCCAGATGAAGGTCCGCAAGACGGACAGCGCCGGGGCCGAGAAGAAGGCCCGGGCGCTGCTGGACCGTGTGGGTGTCGGCTCGCAGGCCGACAAGTTCCCGGCCCAGCTCTCGGGTGGCCAGCAGCAGCGCGTGGCGATCGCCCGTGCGCTGGCCATGGAGCCGAAGGTGATGCTGTTCGACGAGCCGACCTCGGCTCTCGACCCGGAGATGATCAACGAGGTGCTGGAGGTCATGCAGCAGCTCGCCCGGGAAGGGATGACGATGGTCGTCGTCACGCACGAGATGGGCTTCGCCCGCTCCGCGGCCAACCGGGTCGTCTTCATGGCCGACGGAAAGATCGTCGAAGAGGCCACGCCCGAGCAGTTCTTCAGCAACCCGCGAAGTGACCGGGCCAAGGACTTCCTGTCCAAGATCCTGCACCACTGAGGGTCTTGTCTGGTAGTCATCCCTAGGCGGATCACTACCGGAGCAGATCCTGACCGGCCGTGCATGCGCCGTACGCGTCGCTCGTCGTTCAACAACGTCTCATCCGAGGGAAGTTCTCACATGAAGATCTCCAAGGCCGTTGCGGCCGCGGCCGCCGCCGTCGCACTCGCTCTGACCGCGACCGCCTGCGGCGGCAGCAACGACAAGGCCGCCAGTGACGGCGGTGCGTCCGGTGACGCCAAGAAGGACAAGATCGTCGTCGGCATCAAGTTCGACCAGCCGGGTCTCGGCCTGAAGACGCCGGACGGCAAGTACACCGGCTTCGACGTCGACGTCGCGACCTACGTCGCCAAGGAGCTCGGCTACCAGCCCGACCAGATCGAGTTCAAGCAGGCCGTCAGCGCCGAGCGCGAGAACCTCATCGCCAACGGCGACGTGAAGTTCATCGTCGCGACCTACTCGATCAACGACAAGCGCAAGGAGAAGGTCGACTTCGCCGGCCCGTACTTCCTCGCGCACCAGGACCTGCTGGTCCGTGCCGATGACACGAGCATCACCAAGGTCGAGGACCTGAACAAGAAGAAGCTCTGCTCGGTCACCGGCTCCACCTCGGCGCAGAACATCAAGAAGACCCTGGC
This genomic window from Streptomyces sp. NBC_01351 contains:
- a CDS encoding response regulator transcription factor, whose product is MRLLLVEDDDHVAAALSAILARHGFKVTHARNGEEALQALLPAGAPPFGVVLLDLGLPDQDGYEVCGKIRKRTSTPVIMVTARADVRSRIHGLNMGADDYVVKPYDTGELLARIHAVARRTGASEEAAAGSGTSGLVRLGPVSIELPTRRVSVDGADVPLTRKEFDLLALLAQRPGVVFRREQIISEVWRTSWEGTGRTLEVHVASLRSKLRMPALIETVRGVGYRLVTPAAP
- a CDS encoding glutamate ABC transporter substrate-binding protein, translating into MKISKAVAAAAAAVALALTATACGGSNDKAASDGGASGDAKKDKIVVGIKFDQPGLGLKTPDGKYTGFDVDVATYVAKELGYQPDQIEFKQAVSAERENLIANGDVKFIVATYSINDKRKEKVDFAGPYFLAHQDLLVRADDTSITKVEDLNKKKLCSVTGSTSAQNIKKTLAPEADLQEYPGYSDCLSGLENKAVDALTTDNSILAGYAAQEKNKGKFKLVGLSMSNENYGIGLKKGDKDLQTKINAALKKMVADGAWEAAVKKNLGPANYKNEPAPQITEGS
- a CDS encoding amino acid ABC transporter ATP-binding protein, yielding MSGVSVTKDVQDAAGAADDLVVLSNVNKHFGALHVLQDIDLSIARGEVVVVIGPSGSGKSTLCRTINRLETIDSGTITLDGKELPSEGKELARLRADVGMVFQSFNLFAHKTVLQNVMLGQMKVRKTDSAGAEKKARALLDRVGVGSQADKFPAQLSGGQQQRVAIARALAMEPKVMLFDEPTSALDPEMINEVLEVMQQLAREGMTMVVVTHEMGFARSAANRVVFMADGKIVEEATPEQFFSNPRSDRAKDFLSKILHH
- a CDS encoding sensor histidine kinase translates to MRARLLPLLVILMAGVLLALGLPLAASLAAAQQQRVVVDRIDDSARFAALAQFVIDAEGSGATGADERRQTLQHELARYQELYGIRVGIFYRDDNAMARAPGWWELPAEGEGRKAFREALAGRRSHDPPQVWPWQTHGKLLVASPVVLDGDVVAVVATESPTDLMRGRILRGWLLIAAGLSAAMLVAFGAALRLTSWVLKPVGTLDAAAHGIATGQMQSRVAAAGGPPELQRLARSFNEMADNVEEVLEQQRAFVADASHQLRNPLAALLLRIELLALELPEGNEEIASVRTEGKRLTRVLDDLLDLALAEHASAEISLTDIGALTAERVASWRPYAEEKGVRLTETGRSAVTGWADPVALSSALDAVIDNALKFTPTGEEVEVAVSAAGSTVEVVVADRGPGLTEEELLRVGDRFWRSGRHQNVKGSGLGLSISRALLTAGGGSLSYETNPPHGLRVTVRVPRTDPHRV